A window of Schistocerca cancellata isolate TAMUIC-IGC-003103 chromosome 1, iqSchCanc2.1, whole genome shotgun sequence genomic DNA:
GGgccaaaaaaagaaaaggaaaaatatggaaatagcaaGAAATAAATGACACCATACATCATACTACATATGGTAGGGGGGAGAGAAAGAATGTGAAGTGTAAAGAGATTTCTTGTTTGAGATACCTACGTAGAAACATTACCTTTGTTTGATCTGCCCAACATGGCCATACACTTCCAAGTAGAAACTAGTATGCTTGTCACTAATGCACCTATATTAACTCATTAGCATcatcaaataaattttattttgaagaaccataataataataatatgcattttctgtagtaatattcacaATTATTAATATTCTGCTGACAGATCTGCCACATAATGTCAAACTGCAGTGTACCAACTGTAACAGTTAAAGACAAAACAGGAACGGTTCTGGTAGAAATAAAAGGCAATAAATCCCAGGATCTCAAAGAATTTTcacaaactttgaaggatgttcaGAAGCAAGTTAATACATACCTCACAAACCTCATCCACAACGATGCACCAGGAGACTCtgtaaacagtgacagtggtaAGGAGTAATGTAGTGTTTCCATTTCTGTAAATATTATTACTCATACCATCTCATAATAAGTGTATCCAATATTTAAGGAGGTAACTGATATGATAAATGTCTGCTTTGTAATACGAGCACTGGGGAAGCTCAGCGACATGGTACACATTGAGAGATGCCGTAAGAAATTTGACAACAAATGCTTCTAAAGAAATGTTCTGGATGTTGTCTTGTTTGTTTTAAGCTCTATTTTTGTCTAATTGTACATTACATAAAAAAGTATTCTCAAATGTTTCAAATAAGCATGGTCATCTATGCTATCTGTAACAATGCATGAGGCATTTCACAGATCATTGTAGACAGAGATTTCTTAGTAGTTCTACAATGTGGTCCTTGCTCCAGAATATTTTGTGACTGTTTTGTTTTCACAAGTGCTATTTAACTCCATGATTCGCAAAGTATTAGTAACAGTAGTACCTGCGCCGGAAATATTTTTCTCAAGAATACAGATTTATATAAATAGGTACTTTATAAAAGGTGTTTGTTTTTGTCAACTGGATGAGTTTGGGGGACGGCACACGTGCATCTGCCTCTTACTAAACTGTGTATATATAGTAGCATTATTCTTTGTAAATGATTTACGTAAGTCACTGAACGTGTATTATCCACAGCTAGCTATTTGGATACATTCTCAGTTGTGGTTCAAGTCACTATAGTACCAGAATACTGtgttttggtttttgtattcaaaTTATCCAACCCACGTCTAGAGTGCAGACTCCGATAATGTAGTCTGCAGTACTGTTCTTACTGTTTTGAGCTTGTAAGCCAACATTTCTTTCTACAACTTGACTTATCGTGTACCCATTGAATACGGAAAAGTTACTGTTCAGTGTCTTGTAGCTGCCCTGGTAAATATATGGATCTTGAGGTTGTTGCTAGTTTACTTTTTGTAAGTCTTACAATGTTTCTTTGAGGCACCTGCTCCATATCTGTAGTAAATGCTGCTGGAAGGCAGCTACTGTCTCTGCATATAATAAGGCAGTCTCCCCATAATCTACACATCTGGATGTGTGTCTGCAACAGCTCACAGGATGGCTGGTAGTGAGTTCAGAGTCTTCTTACAGAGATAGAAATAAGACTCTGTGCACATGTTACTGCATGCCAACCAAGTATTGCACCCCTCCCCCCCATATCAACAGTGCACAGTAATAACACTGTTGTTCATATGATAGGTGCTCTTTACGTACTATTAGTCATGTCAGCTGCAATTACCATATGTCCAGGCACACATACAAAAAACAGCTGCACGCAGAATAAGAAAACATCCCCTGCAGAGAATATGGAGTAACAACTTAAAAGCGGCTTCCACTGAATTCCTATAATGTCTGCTGCTACGCCAACTTGATAATGACTTCAAACAGTGGAGGGATACTGCAAAATTAGTTACATTAATATCATGTGTTCAGATTCTATACATACTCAATGCAATTTCTGAAGTAATCTTAAATATTCTGTTCAGTTTCCCTACTTGTAATTtagtgtgttcattccattttgCATCACTTAGTTTACTTTTCATCATTGTTTCCTTTTCAAAACATTGCCAGTGGCTCCATAATTGAACTTTTTTTTACAGAACAACCAGCTAGCTGACATTTAACGTGTTCAGCTCCTGATGGTAGCTTATATTTTCACAGGTTACAGGACACATAAAACTGAGTAATTGTTCATTGGTAACCATTGATCAAATGAATCTGCCTCACTAACagaataatattatgagaaggaaagttgctactcaccatatagcagagatgctgagtcacagataggcacaataataagatattcacacttaaagctttaggCTGTGGTCTTtgttaacaacaacacacacacacacacacacacacacacacacacacacacacacacatgactgcagtctcaggcaactgaaaccacaaacAGAATACTTTCATTTTAATGGTTCAACCACAGCACTGATGCTTTTATGTAAATAGGTAACGTGCAAATTTTGACTGTTCTGTATTAAGTGAATAGAAGAGAGCAGCATTGCCAATATGGAAGCTTCATTGCCAACAAGCACCAAGCATTTCACACCTACTTTTGGTATTGTTAATGAATAAACAAGTGATAACAATGGGCATGTCATTTAAATCAATGAGTATTTTATAAACAGCCTCGATTATGGGGTAAGTGCCACACCTCCAATAATGAATAATCTCTCCTCTCTTCCTTGAATCGGGAACTTGTGCTGGAACTGACAGAAATCACCATCTCTTAACTGCCTTCTTGGTATGTGTCACTAGTGGAGACCATTCTGTTTGGTAATGCTCTTAATAGCTTCTCTCATCAGCATTGCCATGTGaggatttttttcttaaattagaGTACTGAGTGCGGTATCGAGGAAGCCTGATCACATCAAGTTCTTTCATCATAGCCAGTTCATAGACATGCTAACATGGggtgttcggcttgtacaggtgtACAAAATCCATTAGGTCCAACTTACTCATAACAGGTTCAGTTTTCTgcacatgaatatttattttgttattgttgttgttgttgttgttgtggtcttcattccagagactgagtTGATACAGCTGTCCACGCTACTTTATCCTGTTCATGCttattcatctctgagtaactgctgcagcctacatccttctgaatcttcataatgtattcatgtcttggtctccctgtatgatttttaccctccatgcttccctccagtactaaattattgatcctttgatgcctcagaatgcgtgctaccaaccagtcccttcttctagtcaagttgtgtcacaaattcttcttaattctattcagtaccccctcattagttacgtgatctgcctatctaatcttcagcattcttctgtagcaccacatttcgaatgctcctattctcttcttgtctaaactatttatcgtccatgtttcactcccatgcatggctacactccatacaaatactttcagaagagacttcctgacacttaaatctatactcgatgttaacaattttctcttcttcagaaacgctttccttaccatagccagtcaacattttatatctctctatttcgaccctcatcagttgctcctcaaatagcaaaactcatctattttaagtgtttcatttcgtaatctaattccctcagcatcacctgatttaattcgtctacattccattatcctcattttgtttttgttgatgttcatcttatatcctcctttcaagacactatccattccattcaactgctctttcaggtcatttgctgtctctgacagaattacaatgtcatcggcaaacctcaaagtttttatttctactccatggattttaattcctactcaaaatttttcttttgtttcttttactgcttgctcaataaacagattgaatatcatcggagacatgttacaaccctgtctcactcccttctcccccctgcgggttcgggggtaagaataggcccgcggtattcctg
This region includes:
- the LOC126170885 gene encoding nucleolar complex protein 2 homolog, which translates into the protein MSNCSVPTVTVKDKTGTVLVEIKGNKSQDLKEFSQTLKDVQKQVNTYLTNLIHNDAPGDSVNSDSDGSEDAEEEEDDDDDDNDQTAGSDDAGGPASKRKKC